A genomic window from Pyruvatibacter sp. includes:
- a CDS encoding crotonase/enoyl-CoA hydratase family protein: protein MSDRISVSIEDGVADVRLTRADKMNALDDAMFEALISTGEALAANPDVRCVVISGEGRAFCAGLDMGNFGKMAQAKPQDASPAKGGGRLEQRTHGMSNRPQYAVRVWREMPVPVIAAVHGVAFGGGFQVILGADMRYIAPDTKLSIMEIRWGLVPDMAGTQIMRHLAREDIVRELTYTGRVFSGEEALEYGFATRVETDPLAAALATARDIASKSPSAIEASKRLLSAALYAGEEDGLVLESVEQDHLIGSANQIEAVMSQLEKRDASFAPARTGDAPKLSKVS, encoded by the coding sequence ATGAGCGACCGTATTTCCGTATCCATCGAAGACGGTGTGGCTGACGTTCGCCTGACCCGTGCCGACAAAATGAATGCGCTCGACGACGCCATGTTCGAGGCGCTCATCAGTACCGGCGAAGCGCTAGCCGCCAACCCTGACGTGCGCTGTGTTGTCATTTCTGGCGAAGGTCGGGCATTTTGTGCCGGGCTCGACATGGGCAACTTCGGCAAGATGGCGCAAGCCAAGCCGCAGGATGCATCTCCCGCCAAGGGCGGCGGTCGCCTTGAGCAACGCACCCACGGCATGTCAAATCGTCCGCAATATGCAGTGCGCGTCTGGCGCGAAATGCCGGTGCCGGTAATTGCCGCCGTCCACGGCGTTGCATTTGGCGGGGGCTTCCAGGTTATTCTGGGCGCCGACATGCGCTACATCGCGCCGGACACCAAACTGTCCATCATGGAAATCCGCTGGGGCCTGGTGCCGGACATGGCGGGCACACAAATCATGCGGCATCTGGCGCGCGAGGATATTGTCCGGGAACTGACATATACCGGCCGCGTGTTCTCAGGTGAAGAAGCGCTGGAGTACGGCTTTGCAACCCGCGTGGAAACAGACCCGCTGGCCGCAGCCCTGGCTACCGCCCGCGACATTGCCTCCAAAAGCCCATCAGCCATCGAAGCCTCCAAGCGTCTGCTGAGTGCGGCGCTGTATGCGGGCGAAGAAGACGGCCTGGTGCTTGAATCTGTCGAGCAGGACCACCTGATCGGCAGCGCCAACCAGATTGAAGCGGTCATGTCACAGCTTGAAAAGCGCGATGCCAGCTTTGCACCAGCCCGCACGGGTGACGCGCCCAAGCTCAGTAAAGTCAGCTAG